One Streptomyces sp. NBC_01217 genomic region harbors:
- a CDS encoding carbohydrate ABC transporter permease produces the protein MTLTSATVRSGRHGPPGSPHDKRSRSVDRNAGAWFLVLPALIPILILSVGPLLYGIALAFTDAQSGRTRSTQWVGGLNFQDLLHDALFWDSFRIGLLWAVGVSVPQFVLALGLALLLNQNLRMRWLARALAIIPWAMPEVVVGIMWRLVYNPDAGILNETIRDLGLGDGRDWLTGLATALPAVIVVGVWAGMPQTTVALLAGLQNTPHELHEAAALDGAGAWRRFRTVTWPVLRPVALSITALNFIWNFNSFALVYVLTNGGPGGRTRLPMLFAYEEAFRYGQFGYAAAMGCVMVAVISVILAVYLVGRLRGGEDR, from the coding sequence ATGACATTGACGAGTGCAACGGTACGATCCGGGAGGCACGGTCCGCCCGGCAGCCCGCACGACAAGCGGTCCCGGTCCGTCGACCGGAACGCCGGTGCCTGGTTCCTGGTACTGCCCGCGCTGATCCCGATCCTGATCCTGAGCGTCGGCCCGCTCCTCTACGGCATCGCTCTGGCCTTCACCGATGCCCAGTCCGGCCGCACCCGCTCCACCCAGTGGGTCGGCGGGCTGAATTTCCAGGATCTGCTGCACGACGCCCTCTTCTGGGACTCGTTCCGGATCGGTCTGCTGTGGGCGGTCGGCGTGAGCGTCCCTCAGTTCGTACTGGCGCTCGGCCTCGCCCTGCTGCTCAACCAGAATCTGCGGATGCGCTGGCTGGCGAGGGCGCTGGCGATCATTCCGTGGGCGATGCCCGAGGTCGTCGTCGGCATCATGTGGCGGCTCGTCTACAACCCGGACGCGGGCATTCTCAACGAGACCATCCGTGATCTCGGCCTCGGTGACGGCCGGGACTGGCTCACCGGACTCGCCACCGCCCTGCCCGCCGTGATCGTCGTGGGCGTCTGGGCCGGCATGCCCCAGACCACCGTCGCCCTCCTGGCCGGACTGCAGAACACCCCGCACGAACTCCACGAGGCGGCCGCCCTGGACGGAGCGGGAGCCTGGCGCCGGTTCCGTACCGTCACCTGGCCCGTGCTCAGACCGGTCGCGCTCTCCATCACCGCGCTCAACTTCATCTGGAATTTCAACTCCTTCGCCCTGGTCTACGTACTGACCAACGGCGGACCCGGTGGCCGCACCCGGCTGCCGATGCTCTTCGCGTACGAAGAGGCCTTCCGCTACGGACAGTTCGGCTACGCCGCGGCGATGGGCTGTGTGATGGTCGCGGTGATCTCGGTGATCCTCGCGGTGTACCTCGTCGGCCGGCTCAGGGGAGGCGAGGACCGATGA
- a CDS encoding carbohydrate ABC transporter permease has product MSLRTSRSARAGQYAALLGYLVFLAFPFLWLISTAFKPARELGSLHPTWIPEHPTLDNFRKAFDEQPLPQAAANSLIAALCAAVVAVLIATPMAYVMARHRSRLSAATSGWVVVSQAFPFVLLIIPLFLILKHLHLINTLWGLIMVYVVWALPFALWMLVGYVRAVPTELEEAASVDGAGRLRTLVSVTAPLLAPGIVATALFAFITAWNEFFFALVLLKTPEKQTLPVVLTHFIGAEGAADLGPLAAAAFLATLPSLVVFAIIQRRITGSMLAGAVKS; this is encoded by the coding sequence ATGAGCCTGCGTACCAGCAGATCCGCACGCGCCGGACAGTACGCCGCCCTGCTCGGCTATCTGGTCTTCCTGGCGTTCCCGTTCCTGTGGCTGATCTCCACCGCCTTCAAACCGGCGCGCGAACTGGGCTCCCTGCACCCGACCTGGATCCCCGAGCATCCGACGCTGGACAACTTCCGCAAGGCGTTCGACGAACAACCACTGCCGCAGGCCGCCGCCAACTCGCTGATCGCCGCGCTCTGCGCCGCCGTCGTCGCGGTCCTCATCGCCACGCCCATGGCCTACGTCATGGCCCGCCACCGCTCCAGGCTCTCCGCGGCCACCTCCGGATGGGTCGTGGTCAGCCAGGCGTTCCCGTTCGTGCTGCTGATCATTCCGCTCTTCCTGATCCTGAAGCACCTCCATCTGATCAACACCCTGTGGGGGCTGATCATGGTGTACGTCGTCTGGGCGCTGCCCTTCGCGCTGTGGATGCTGGTGGGATACGTACGAGCCGTGCCCACCGAGCTCGAAGAGGCCGCCTCGGTCGACGGCGCGGGCAGGCTGCGGACGCTCGTCTCGGTCACCGCCCCGCTGCTGGCCCCGGGCATCGTCGCCACCGCGCTCTTCGCGTTCATCACCGCATGGAACGAGTTCTTCTTCGCGCTCGTCCTGCTCAAGACACCGGAGAAGCAGACCTTGCCGGTCGTACTGACCCACTTCATCGGCGCGGAGGGCGCGGCCGACCTCGGACCGCTCGCCGCCGCCGCGTTCCTCGCGACCCTTCCCTCGCTCGTCGTCTTCGCGATCATCCAGCGGCGGATCACGGGCTCCATGCTGGCCGGGGCGGTGAAGAGCTGA
- a CDS encoding ABC transporter substrate-binding protein gives MRAPVRTAAAAVATALALLLTGCAGTGDGRDGNGRIEIDFQSLAWQKESVDANKQLVKEWNETHPDIHVNYVQGSWDTVHDQLLTSFEGDEAPDVIHDASDDLADFAYGGYLADLRTLLPGRLTADIPQQSWRTTTFGDGVYGVPFLQEPRVLIANTEILKESGVRIPTPGSPWSWTEFRQVTKELTGKGRYGVAWPLKEPVSVTLNLGLSAGGRLFHPGADGKVTIRAEAGDRIVPGTIHDQVNTDHSAARTALGMGGSDTLPGFFGGKYAMVPLGFSYRQQVVEQAPEGFEWTVLPAPVGSGGLAQGVSPQTLSVSEASPHKKEAAQFIDFLLRPQNMVRLAKGDWMLPTGTAALADPALHTDKDGWSTGVAVAKELRPAPAQSVRGYPEWKDKVATPALQEYYSGAIGEGELRKRLVDDGNRVLARYQR, from the coding sequence ATGCGCGCACCCGTACGGACGGCGGCCGCCGCCGTGGCCACCGCGCTGGCCCTGCTGCTCACCGGCTGCGCGGGCACGGGCGACGGCAGGGACGGCAACGGGCGGATCGAGATCGACTTCCAGTCGCTGGCCTGGCAGAAGGAGTCCGTCGACGCCAACAAGCAGCTGGTGAAGGAGTGGAACGAGACCCACCCCGACATCCACGTCAACTACGTACAGGGCAGCTGGGACACCGTCCACGACCAGCTGCTCACCTCCTTCGAGGGCGACGAGGCGCCGGACGTCATCCATGACGCCTCCGACGACCTCGCCGACTTCGCGTACGGCGGCTACCTCGCCGATCTGCGCACTCTGCTGCCCGGCCGGCTGACCGCCGACATCCCGCAGCAGAGCTGGCGGACGACGACCTTCGGCGACGGCGTCTACGGAGTGCCGTTCCTCCAGGAGCCCCGCGTCCTGATAGCCAACACCGAAATCCTCAAGGAGTCGGGGGTCCGTATCCCGACTCCCGGCAGTCCCTGGAGCTGGACCGAGTTCCGGCAGGTGACCAAGGAGCTGACGGGCAAGGGGAGATACGGCGTGGCCTGGCCGCTCAAGGAGCCCGTATCCGTCACCCTCAACCTCGGACTCTCCGCAGGCGGCCGGCTCTTCCACCCCGGAGCCGACGGCAAGGTGACCATCCGGGCGGAGGCGGGCGACCGGATCGTCCCCGGCACCATTCACGACCAGGTCAACACCGACCACAGCGCGGCCCGCACCGCGCTGGGCATGGGCGGCTCCGACACGCTCCCCGGATTCTTCGGCGGCAAGTACGCGATGGTCCCGCTCGGCTTCTCCTACCGTCAGCAGGTCGTCGAGCAGGCTCCCGAGGGCTTCGAGTGGACGGTCCTGCCCGCTCCCGTCGGAAGCGGGGGCCTGGCCCAGGGCGTGAGCCCGCAGACCCTCTCGGTATCGGAGGCCAGCCCGCACAAGAAGGAGGCCGCGCAGTTCATCGACTTCCTGCTCCGGCCGCAGAACATGGTGCGCCTGGCCAAGGGTGACTGGATGCTCCCGACCGGCACCGCCGCCCTCGCGGACCCGGCCCTGCACACCGACAAGGACGGCTGGTCGACCGGTGTCGCCGTGGCGAAGGAGCTCCGCCCGGCGCCCGCCCAGTCGGTCCGCGGCTACCCGGAATGGAAGGACAAGGTCGCCACACCCGCCCTCCAGGAGTACTACAGCGGGGCCATCGGCGAGGGGGAGCTGAGGAAGCGTCTGGTCGACGACGGGAACCGGGTGCTGGCCCGCTATCAGCGCTGA
- the mgt gene encoding macrolide-inactivating glycosyltransferase — MDETSRLAYGRGMTNTERAHVAMFSIAAHGHVNPSLEIIRELVARGHRVSYAIPASFAEKVAATGARPVLYTSVLPTEEAPDAWGTELIDNLEPFLDDAVQALPQLIKAFEGDEPDLVLHDITSYPARVLAHRWGVPAVSLSPNLVAWDGYEEEVGEPMTAELKRSERGRAYYRRFQDWLSENGIDRHPDPFVGRPPRSVVLIPEVLQPNAERVDRTVHTFVGACQGDRADQGEWQRPEGAEKVLLVSLGSTFTDQPGFYRDCVTAFGGLPGWHVVLQIGAWVDAAELGDVPANVEVHSWVPQLSVLKQADAFITHAGAGGSQEGLATATPMVAVPQAVDQFGNADMLQALGVARHLPMADVTPDSLRAAVLGLVSDPQVAKRAAAVRERMAGEGGMRQAADLIEAELPG; from the coding sequence ATGGACGAGACGTCTCGTCTCGCCTACGGTCGGGGCATGACGAATACCGAGCGCGCCCATGTCGCCATGTTCTCCATCGCCGCCCACGGGCACGTGAACCCGAGCCTGGAAATCATCCGGGAGCTCGTCGCCCGTGGGCACCGCGTCAGTTACGCCATCCCGGCCTCCTTCGCCGAGAAGGTCGCCGCCACCGGCGCACGGCCGGTGCTCTACACCTCGGTGCTGCCGACCGAGGAGGCCCCGGACGCCTGGGGCACCGAACTGATCGACAACCTCGAACCCTTCCTCGACGACGCCGTCCAGGCCCTGCCCCAGCTCATCAAGGCCTTCGAGGGGGACGAACCCGACCTCGTCCTGCACGACATCACCTCCTACCCGGCACGGGTCCTCGCCCATCGCTGGGGCGTGCCCGCCGTCTCCCTCTCGCCCAACCTGGTCGCCTGGGACGGATACGAGGAGGAGGTCGGCGAGCCGATGACGGCCGAGCTGAAACGGTCCGAGCGCGGGCGGGCCTACTACCGGCGTTTCCAGGACTGGCTCAGCGAGAACGGGATCGACCGGCACCCGGACCCGTTCGTCGGCCGGCCGCCGCGGTCCGTCGTCCTGATCCCCGAGGTCCTCCAGCCGAACGCCGAACGCGTCGACAGAACGGTCCACACCTTCGTGGGCGCGTGTCAGGGCGACCGCGCCGACCAGGGGGAGTGGCAGCGCCCCGAGGGCGCGGAGAAGGTGCTGCTGGTTTCGCTCGGCTCGACCTTCACCGACCAGCCGGGGTTCTACCGCGACTGCGTCACCGCCTTCGGCGGTCTGCCCGGCTGGCATGTCGTGCTCCAGATCGGCGCCTGGGTCGACGCCGCCGAACTCGGCGACGTACCGGCCAATGTGGAGGTGCACTCCTGGGTGCCGCAGCTCTCCGTGCTGAAACAGGCGGACGCCTTCATCACCCATGCGGGCGCCGGGGGCAGTCAGGAGGGGCTCGCCACCGCCACCCCGATGGTCGCCGTGCCGCAGGCCGTGGATCAGTTCGGCAACGCCGACATGCTCCAGGCGCTCGGTGTCGCCCGCCACCTCCCGATGGCGGACGTGACGCCCGACTCGCTGCGGGCCGCCGTGCTCGGCCTGGTGAGTGACCCCCAGGTGGCGAAGAGGGCCGCGGCCGTGCGGGAACGGATGGCGGGGGAGGGCGGCATGAGGCAGGCGGCCGACCTCATCGAGGCCGAACTTCCCGGCTGA
- a CDS encoding S8 family peptidase, translating to MAVHKRARRIKLTAAISAVAATAGVTLLGTSLAGAAPAPATGTVYGADAATAVSGSYIVMLDQKADKAKLAEEYGGKLKRNYSSAVNGFSASGLSLAEAKRLAADPSVAKVVQNKKFHIDATQDNPPSWGLDRIDQTETAGDNAYTYPDSAGEGVTAYVIDTGVRTTHNEFEGRATSGYDAIDNDDSADDGNGHGTHVAGTIAGATYGVAKKAKIVAVRVLDDSGSGTTEQVVAGIDWVTAHHEGPSVANMSLGGGADEALDSAVQKAIASGVTFAVAAGNESTDASENSPARVPEAITVASSTVDDEQSSFSNYGSVVDIYAPGSDITSSWNDSDDGSNTISGTSMATPHVVGAAAVYLAGHPDATPAEVATALTDGATPDAISDATEGTPNKLLKVVE from the coding sequence ATGGCAGTTCACAAGCGCGCACGTCGGATCAAGCTGACCGCGGCGATATCCGCAGTCGCCGCGACGGCCGGAGTCACCCTGCTGGGCACCTCCCTCGCCGGAGCCGCACCCGCCCCCGCGACGGGCACCGTCTACGGCGCGGACGCGGCGACCGCGGTCTCGGGCAGCTACATCGTGATGCTGGACCAGAAGGCCGACAAGGCGAAGCTCGCCGAGGAGTACGGCGGCAAGCTCAAGCGGAACTACAGCTCCGCCGTCAACGGCTTCTCCGCCAGCGGCCTTTCACTGGCCGAGGCCAAGCGCCTGGCGGCCGACCCGTCCGTCGCCAAGGTCGTCCAGAACAAGAAATTCCACATCGACGCCACCCAGGACAACCCGCCGTCCTGGGGGCTGGACCGGATCGACCAGACCGAGACGGCCGGCGACAACGCGTACACCTACCCGGACAGCGCGGGCGAGGGCGTCACCGCGTACGTCATCGACACCGGTGTCCGTACCACGCACAACGAGTTCGAGGGCCGGGCCACCTCCGGCTACGACGCCATCGACAACGACGACAGCGCCGACGACGGCAACGGCCACGGCACCCACGTGGCGGGCACGATCGCCGGTGCGACCTACGGGGTCGCCAAGAAGGCGAAGATCGTCGCCGTCCGCGTCCTGGACGACTCCGGATCCGGCACCACCGAGCAGGTCGTCGCGGGCATCGACTGGGTCACAGCCCATCACGAGGGCCCCTCGGTCGCCAACATGAGCCTCGGCGGCGGTGCGGACGAGGCGCTCGACTCCGCGGTCCAGAAGGCCATCGCCTCCGGAGTCACCTTCGCGGTGGCCGCCGGAAACGAGTCCACCGACGCGAGCGAGAACTCCCCGGCCCGCGTCCCGGAGGCCATCACGGTCGCCTCGTCCACGGTGGACGACGAGCAGTCGTCGTTCTCCAACTACGGCTCGGTCGTGGACATCTACGCCCCCGGATCGGACATCACCTCGTCCTGGAACGACAGCGACGACGGGTCCAACACCATCTCCGGTACGTCCATGGCGACCCCGCACGTCGTCGGCGCCGCCGCCGTCTACCTCGCCGGACACCCGGACGCCACCCCGGCGGAGGTCGCCACGGCGCTGACCGACGGGGCCACCCCCGACGCGATCTCCGACGCGACCGAGGGCACGCCCAACAAGCTGCTGAAGGTCGTTGAGTAA
- a CDS encoding DUF1697 domain-containing protein: protein MTMYAALLRGINVSGHKKVPMAELRTLLTELGHQDVRTHLQSGNAVFSSTSEDENALAAELERAIENRFGFAVPCLVRDGAYLAAVAAACPFPAAELEGRQLHITYYGQPVDAARFAPVDPADFLPEEFRLGDRALYLYAPDGLGRSRLADALSRPALTKGVTATTRNWNTVVRLVEMTAHDGART from the coding sequence ATGACGATGTACGCGGCGCTGTTGCGCGGGATCAATGTGAGCGGCCACAAGAAGGTTCCGATGGCCGAACTGCGCACACTGCTCACCGAACTGGGTCACCAGGACGTCCGCACCCATCTGCAGAGCGGCAACGCCGTCTTCAGCAGCACATCGGAGGACGAGAACGCACTCGCCGCCGAGCTGGAGCGGGCCATCGAGAACCGGTTCGGCTTCGCGGTCCCCTGCCTGGTCCGGGACGGCGCCTACCTCGCTGCAGTTGCCGCGGCCTGCCCGTTCCCCGCCGCCGAACTCGAAGGCAGGCAGCTGCACATCACCTACTACGGGCAGCCAGTCGACGCCGCACGCTTCGCCCCGGTCGACCCGGCGGACTTCCTCCCCGAGGAGTTCCGGCTCGGGGATCGCGCGCTCTACCTCTACGCCCCCGACGGACTGGGCCGCTCCAGACTCGCCGACGCCCTGTCCCGGCCGGCCCTCACCAAGGGCGTCACCGCCACCACCCGCAACTGGAACACCGTGGTCAGGCTGGTGGAGATGACCGCACATGACGGAGCCCGCACATGA
- a CDS encoding nuclear transport factor 2 family protein, translating into MTEPSPGVAAAMEGELRLLDPLVRASAELLTQVLHPDYREIDSAGRVWNRDTMIASLTAEDAPRPGPLTASRMCGEQLDDEFVHLTYDTETKGHLAHRSSLWRLTDTGWVLYFHQATPFAMAADSGPGQD; encoded by the coding sequence ATGACCGAACCTTCCCCCGGTGTGGCCGCGGCCATGGAGGGCGAGCTCCGCCTCCTGGACCCGCTGGTACGCGCCTCCGCCGAACTCCTCACCCAGGTGCTGCACCCCGACTACCGCGAGATCGACTCCGCAGGCCGCGTCTGGAACCGCGACACGATGATCGCCTCGCTCACCGCCGAGGACGCCCCGCGCCCCGGCCCGCTCACCGCGTCCCGGATGTGCGGAGAGCAGCTGGACGACGAATTCGTCCACCTCACCTACGACACCGAGACCAAGGGACACCTCGCCCACCGCAGCTCGCTGTGGCGGCTGACCGACACGGGCTGGGTGCTCTACTTCCACCAGGCCACACCGTTCGCCATGGCCGCCGACAGCGGTCCCGGGCAGGACTAG
- a CDS encoding aldo/keto reductase, translating into MSDTSHPASEVFLLGGELPVRRLGYGTAQLTGPGYWGPRGERRDAVAVLRAAVERGVTLIDTADNYGPGLAEELVAEALHPYREDLVIATKGGVVRTGDSAWHIAGRPEQLRAMCEASLRRLRTDRIGLYQLHRLDPQVPMADQLGTLDELRQEGKIRYIGLDTLTADQLEQALCLTGIASVQNRFNLLDRASDAVLKVCEAHGLAFLPWFPLANGALTGEAAAALDGVADRHGATRGQIALAWLLHRSPVLCPTPGTGSPVHLAENLGARRIRLSAEDMSRLEALGS; encoded by the coding sequence ATGTCTGACACGTCACACCCCGCCTCCGAGGTGTTCCTGCTCGGTGGCGAGCTGCCCGTACGCCGTCTCGGTTACGGCACCGCCCAGCTGACCGGCCCCGGATACTGGGGGCCGCGCGGGGAGCGGCGGGATGCCGTGGCCGTGCTGCGGGCGGCCGTCGAGCGGGGTGTCACACTCATCGACACCGCCGACAACTACGGTCCCGGGCTGGCCGAGGAGCTGGTCGCCGAGGCGCTCCACCCGTATCGCGAGGATCTGGTGATCGCGACCAAGGGCGGTGTGGTGCGCACCGGCGACAGCGCCTGGCACATCGCGGGCCGTCCCGAGCAGCTGCGGGCGATGTGCGAGGCCAGTCTGCGGCGGCTGCGCACGGACCGGATCGGCCTCTATCAGCTGCACCGGCTGGACCCGCAGGTGCCCATGGCCGACCAGCTGGGCACTTTGGATGAGCTGAGGCAGGAGGGCAAAATCCGGTACATCGGTCTGGACACGCTCACCGCCGACCAGCTGGAGCAGGCTCTCTGCCTGACCGGGATCGCCTCGGTGCAGAACCGGTTCAATCTCCTCGACCGTGCGTCGGACGCGGTGCTGAAGGTGTGCGAGGCCCACGGCCTGGCCTTTCTGCCCTGGTTCCCGCTGGCCAACGGCGCGCTGACCGGTGAGGCAGCCGCGGCACTCGACGGTGTCGCCGATCGGCACGGTGCCACCCGAGGGCAGATCGCCCTCGCGTGGCTGCTGCACCGCTCCCCCGTGCTGTGCCCGACTCCGGGCACCGGTTCGCCCGTCCATCTGGCGGAGAACCTCGGGGCGCGACGGATCCGGCTGTCCGCCGAGGACATGAGCCGCCTGGAGGCGCTCGGGTCCTAG
- a CDS encoding TIGR03086 family metal-binding protein produces MKNEHAHMTECAAEAARIARSISNGQLDTATTPCGEWDLRGLINHWVLYTSHGLEHRALRKDLPDELTTRDFTADADWAQSYAAQLDRAVAAWSDPAVWEGEIDLGGSTSPASEIAAMLIEETVLHTWDVARAVGQELQLSDAAAAYVLEVIDRTAALYRQYKGFADEVTVPASASVFERALARSGRDPHWTGA; encoded by the coding sequence ATGAAGAACGAGCACGCTCACATGACCGAATGCGCCGCAGAGGCGGCCCGTATCGCCCGCTCCATCAGCAACGGACAGCTCGACACGGCCACCACGCCCTGCGGCGAGTGGGACCTGCGCGGGCTCATCAACCACTGGGTGCTCTACACCTCCCACGGCCTGGAACACCGCGCCCTGCGCAAGGACCTCCCCGACGAGCTCACCACCCGTGACTTCACCGCCGACGCCGACTGGGCGCAGAGTTACGCGGCACAACTGGACCGCGCCGTCGCCGCCTGGTCGGACCCGGCGGTCTGGGAGGGCGAGATCGACCTCGGGGGCTCGACCTCCCCGGCCTCCGAGATCGCCGCGATGCTCATCGAGGAGACCGTCCTGCACACCTGGGACGTGGCCCGCGCCGTCGGACAGGAGCTTCAGCTCTCCGACGCGGCGGCCGCCTACGTTCTCGAAGTCATCGACCGCACCGCCGCGCTCTACCGGCAGTACAAGGGTTTCGCCGACGAGGTGACGGTCCCCGCTTCCGCGTCGGTGTTCGAACGGGCGCTGGCCCGCAGCGGGCGCGACCCGCACTGGACCGGGGCCTGA